In Thermodesulfobacteriota bacterium, a genomic segment contains:
- a CDS encoding DUF4175 family protein codes for MYISPEEILEQVFVDLRRKRKRILIENGGVEFLLVSLVILGAVSILSYVYPNPIYFSALKLIAITGLCFGFCRFLLPALLKNERKSGIALELEKLLPGLGEEVLSAVLLSSDLKKNDIELGISSSLVKAHLDKVAHKLGSLDLSPVIPERKSIKYKNPLLAVSILLLAVLVFAPRDFRTFLFSTQILPSSEPALLDLADITIQYQYPDYTKIPAKEVRGSNGDVRALKGTHVTFLAEAINQFHKGRLFLEQGNVIPVNLEDGRIKAEFTVVSSGSFFIEDEDGKFRSKSFKITSEEDNLPQITVNTPAGEIMETGEKDKLELYYTAQDDFGLTKLVLSWQGKNGESSKLIRQEKEEPQTAEGKFVWDLSLVESEPDEIIQAKIKAYDNDTVSGPKVGVSNTIRVQIKNSRKKHQDILAQAEEVMDKLLHVLADEIESSRLKAALSENAANRGETEPRTELDRIKKDQEGIAGKIEDALSSLNNLLGKMQDDQFSDYTFYLGLSNMRIRIEELLQERRNLLSSLSAGDLLRLDGLITREINEFEDDIIFLDSMLKGERLEESLVYGKETLDKYNQLSALLEKLRQTGDEAMMGEIEGKIEELRSLVSQLAEKLSSISADIYEGFLNPDAFESLDLQDRLDEISRLAQEGKIEEALELLSGIKDSLESMIASLESGFQSFSTASLSKELAKLNELIARIEGIEKEQTALKQRTETLKESLLKSPPKNESLLEFAERERKKVEQLKSRLMQARDKPYAGEPESEVIKGFNPIDQALRKTDELERWLLALELEEALKNAQELEAETSGLNNLIKLFGKTAESHGEIERAEEMAKGIREDIEQFLKGGAKDVQSYQVAERQDKIQAETRDLEDTLVQYQDDLPLSPGIGENLSESKGFMGGASKSLKSKEVSKAISNQEEAIKSLKKAKEEAGQLLKKYQLSARGMGPPVPFVLGGNQPREGPRGIDTGYVEIPAPGESERGKEFKENLMKALKGGSPDGYSELNKKYYERIIK; via the coding sequence ATGTATATCAGTCCTGAAGAGATTCTCGAACAGGTGTTCGTCGACCTTCGAAGAAAACGCAAAAGGATTCTAATCGAAAATGGAGGAGTAGAGTTTTTATTAGTTTCCCTGGTTATCCTGGGGGCTGTCTCTATTCTTTCCTACGTTTATCCGAACCCTATCTATTTTAGCGCTCTAAAGCTCATAGCCATAACCGGCTTATGCTTCGGATTCTGCAGGTTTCTACTCCCGGCACTGTTAAAGAACGAACGAAAATCAGGAATAGCCCTAGAGCTAGAAAAGCTGTTACCAGGTTTAGGAGAAGAAGTCTTAAGCGCCGTCCTCCTGTCATCAGACCTTAAGAAAAATGATATAGAACTGGGCATCTCTAGTTCCCTGGTCAAAGCTCATTTGGATAAAGTTGCCCACAAACTCGGCTCATTGGACCTGTCCCCGGTCATTCCTGAAAGGAAGAGCATCAAATACAAGAACCCTCTTCTAGCCGTTTCCATACTTCTTTTAGCCGTACTGGTATTCGCTCCAAGGGATTTTCGAACCTTCTTGTTTAGCACCCAAATCCTGCCCTCCTCAGAGCCAGCACTGCTAGACCTCGCCGATATTACCATACAGTATCAATATCCTGACTATACAAAGATTCCGGCCAAAGAGGTGCGAGGGAGCAACGGAGACGTAAGGGCCTTAAAAGGAACCCATGTCACCTTCTTGGCCGAAGCGATTAACCAATTCCACAAAGGAAGATTATTCTTGGAGCAAGGCAATGTTATCCCCGTAAATCTCGAAGATGGGAGAATCAAAGCCGAGTTCACGGTAGTTTCAAGCGGCAGTTTTTTCATCGAAGATGAAGATGGGAAATTCAGGTCGAAGTCCTTTAAAATCACCTCCGAGGAAGATAACCTTCCCCAAATAACCGTTAATACCCCGGCCGGAGAGATTATGGAAACGGGCGAGAAGGACAAGCTTGAGCTTTACTACACGGCCCAGGATGATTTCGGACTCACTAAACTGGTTCTATCCTGGCAGGGCAAGAACGGCGAGTCGAGCAAATTGATACGGCAGGAAAAAGAAGAACCACAGACAGCCGAGGGAAAATTTGTCTGGGACTTAAGCCTGGTCGAATCCGAACCCGACGAAATTATCCAGGCAAAGATAAAAGCCTATGATAACGACACAGTGTCCGGGCCCAAGGTAGGTGTTTCAAACACAATCAGAGTTCAGATAAAAAACTCTCGAAAAAAGCATCAAGATATATTAGCGCAGGCCGAAGAAGTCATGGATAAACTCCTTCATGTACTCGCGGATGAAATCGAAAGCTCGAGATTAAAAGCTGCGCTTTCAGAGAACGCAGCTAACCGAGGGGAGACCGAACCCCGCACCGAGCTCGATAGGATAAAAAAAGACCAGGAAGGCATAGCCGGTAAGATTGAGGATGCCTTGAGTTCCTTGAATAATCTTCTCGGCAAAATGCAGGATGACCAATTTTCAGATTATACGTTTTATCTCGGGCTCTCTAACATGAGGATTAGAATCGAGGAGTTACTGCAAGAGCGCCGTAATCTGCTTTCCTCCTTATCCGCAGGTGATTTACTCCGGCTTGACGGCCTTATAACCAGAGAAATTAATGAGTTTGAGGACGACATAATATTCTTAGACTCTATGCTCAAAGGCGAACGATTAGAAGAATCCTTGGTATACGGAAAAGAAACGCTCGACAAGTATAATCAGCTCTCCGCGCTTTTGGAAAAACTAAGACAAACCGGGGACGAGGCAATGATGGGAGAGATAGAGGGAAAGATAGAAGAACTAAGAAGCCTGGTCTCTCAGTTAGCAGAGAAGTTGAGCTCTATAAGCGCAGATATCTACGAAGGATTTCTCAATCCCGATGCCTTTGAGTCCCTTGATTTGCAGGATAGGCTAGACGAAATTAGCAGGCTGGCACAGGAGGGGAAAATTGAAGAGGCCCTGGAATTGCTCTCCGGTATCAAGGACAGCCTAGAAAGCATGATTGCCTCCTTGGAAAGCGGCTTTCAGTCTTTCAGCACGGCTTCATTATCAAAAGAGTTAGCCAAGTTAAACGAGTTGATAGCCCGAATCGAGGGCATCGAGAAGGAACAGACTGCGCTCAAACAAAGAACCGAGACCCTCAAGGAATCACTGCTAAAATCCCCCCCAAAAAATGAAAGCCTGCTCGAATTTGCGGAAAGAGAGCGGAAAAAAGTGGAACAGTTGAAGAGTAGGCTTATGCAGGCCAGGGATAAACCCTATGCCGGTGAACCGGAAAGTGAGGTTATCAAGGGCTTTAATCCTATCGACCAGGCTCTTCGCAAGACGGACGAGCTAGAGCGTTGGCTTCTTGCTCTAGAACTGGAGGAAGCACTTAAAAATGCCCAGGAACTGGAAGCAGAAACCAGCGGTCTTAACAATCTCATCAAACTATTCGGGAAAACGGCAGAAAGCCATGGAGAGATAGAGAGAGCAGAAGAGATGGCCAAAGGGATCCGGGAGGATATCGAGCAATTCTTAAAAGGCGGGGCTAAAGATGTACAATCATACCAGGTCGCCGAGAGACAGGATAAGATCCAGGCAGAAACAAGAGACCTTGAAGATACCCTAGTCCAATACCAAGATGACCTCCCCCTTTCTCCAGGAATAGGTGAGAACCTGTCTGAGTCTAAGGGGTTCATGGGCGGTGCATCAAAAAGCCTTAAAAGCAAAGAGGTATCAAAAGCCATCTCAAACCAGGAAGAAGCCATTAAATCCCTGAAGAAGGCCAAGGAGGAGGCAGGTCAACTACTCAAGAAATACCAGTTGAGCGCAAGAGGCATGGGACCCCCTGTTCCCTTTGTCCTGGGCGGCAATCAGCCAAGAGAGGGCCCACGAGGGATCGACACCGGTTATGTAGAGATCCCGGCCCCCGGAGAGTCGGAGAGGGGAAAGGAATTTAAGGAGAACCTTATGAAGGCCCTGAAAGGAGGGTCGCCCGACGGATACAGCGAACTCAACAAGAAATATTACGAAAGGATCATCAAGTGA